Part of the Catalinimonas alkaloidigena genome is shown below.
AAACTCAGCCTTAATTGCCTCTACATCTACTGACTTGATAGGAGGCTGCTTGGTAAGCTGTTTTATTTTATCCTGCCTCTTTTTGGCATTCGCTTTATTCCTTAGTCCTTTTCTTTTAAGTCTGGTAACTCCCATGGCTTTATATCCTTATTGTTTCTATGATTCCGAAATAAGGTGCGAATTTAATAAATCGCATTTATTTATAAAAGTAATTAGCAATGCATCCGCCGAAATAGTTTAAATATCATCACTTTAGCTATTGGACAAGTGATCGCATTTTATAAAATAGATAGACAGACAAAGCTGAATGAAAAAAGGAATGAAGCTATTTATTCAAATCAATCTGTGCAGATTTAACCAACAAAAGGTTGATTCTTATCCATCAAACCATAAATAATAAATAGCTTGAGGCTTGTCTATCTGTTAAAAGTAGGATGGTTTCTTATGCTTAAGTAGTGATTCTTTATAGTTTATACTATTTTAAGTTAATATTGCTGCAAAATATTGATAAGAAGACTACGTTCACCGGGAGTGATCATCGGAAAATAAATCAGTAGTAAGTGCCAAGCTGAATTTTTTATCATATTTGTGTACAATAATTGCACAGCTTAAGCTTCTTACTTTTTAGATACATGGAACGAATCCACTGAGTAAAATATTTTTAGGGTATGAATAAACATTATATAGTCTTATCAATTCTATTTCTTTTTACGGTATTCAACCTACAGGCTCAGGAAGAAGGCAATATAAAGATTGAATTTCCTGATGGACAGAAGTGGAATGAAATCAGTGAAGGAACCACCCTTGAATTTAAACTTAACGCGAGTGGAGGGTTAAGTGGAAACTATAAGTTCTCAGCAAATAGTGAAACTTCTCTCAACTTTCAGCTTAATGAAGATGGTTTTTTCCGTTGGCAGCCAGCCTATGATCTGGTTACTCCCGAAGAAAGAAGAAAAACCTATCCCATTCTCTTTGAGGTAACGAATGAAGGGGGACAGGTGACTACCCGACAAGTAGAGTTTGTGGTGAAAAACCAGGCCAGAATTACTTCATTTTTTAATATTGAGCCTTTTTACGTCAATCCTGATCAGTCAAACACCTATGAACTATCAGTTAATGGAAGCGATTACAGTTTTTCACTCATAGAAAGTACTGCTCCGGAAGGCATGGAAATAAATAATGATGGCATATTTAGCTGGACACCAACTTCAGAGCAATTTACCTCCTTACAAAAAAATCCGCTTACCGTGGAGTTTATGCTTGAAGATAAACAGTACGGAGATAAAATCCCCGGTAAACTGGAAGTCGCAGCTTCTCCCGAAGCTGCTCAGCCCGTGGCACAAACGCCTGAACTTAAGTTGGTATTACCGAAGGGTAAAAGCTGGAACGTGGTTAGCGAAGGCAATACACTTACTTTCCAACTGAGTGCCAGTGGAGGTAAAGACAAGCAGTATACTTTCAATATGATTCAGGGGTCTTCCGAAGATGTGGGTATAATCTTTGACGAGCAGGGGAATTTTTATTGGACCCCCTCCTTTGATTTAGTAGACAGGTTGGAAGAAACGAAGACGTTTCAGGTTATTTTTGAGGTAAATAATAGTAGCGGTGAAAGTGACCGCCAACAGGTGAACCTGCTGGTATACCATACCAATCGTGCTCCCGAGATTGCGGACCTGAAGACATTCTATGTGCAGTATAATGTGCAGAATGTATATCAGTTAGGTACTGCCAATGCAATCACTGACCCTGACAATGACCCTCTGGTGTTCAAGCCTATTTTGGCACAGATGCCTCAGGGAATGACACTTTCAGGACAGGGAGAATTAAGCTGGAAACCTTCCTATGGGCAATATACTCGTCTGCAGAAAGAACCTATGGAGTTGGAGTACATTGTGGAGGATCAACCGTATAAAGCACAGACAAAAGGCAAGATTCGCATAGCTGTTACGCAACAGGATCATCCACCAGAAATTTCAATGGTGCCTAATGAGGATGCGTTTAGTATTCGTGAAGATGAAGCATTGAATCTCAAATTTTACCTTTCTGATCCTAATGGGGATCAGGATATTGCGAGCTTTGATTTCGTATCTGAGACCAACAGAATCCCTAAAAGCTCATTAATCAAAAATGACATGACCCAGTGGGAATTCATCTGGAGTCCGGGCTACGATTTCTTTTTGGAACCTGGTATGAAAGATACTTACGAAATTACTTTCTTTGTGGTGGATCAAACCAATCAGCGAGCGCAGCGTTCGGTAAGCGTAACGGTAGAGGATGCTGAAAACCTGGAGGAGAAAGACAGACTTCTCTATAACCAGTATCGTACCAGCCTCGTCAGAATCTGGAATTTGATGGAACAGCTTAAGGAGAAACAAAAAGAGTTGCAGAAAGAGTACAAGAAGGCCAAAAAAACCAAGAAACATCGGGCGGTGACAACCGCCTCCCTGGGGGCTATCACCGGACTTTCTCCGGTAGTACTATCTGATAATCAGGATACCCAAAAATATGTGAGCGGTGTGGGAGGAACCACCTCCATGACGCTTGGCAGTCTGGAAGCCAGCAATGTGATTGGTCAGGACCCCAGCGGCGTATTTGAAAAGCTGAGCTACATTACCCAGAAGCTCAACGCGCTGGAAACCCAGGGCAATGTATTCGCTGGAAAATACGCGCTGTCAAATACGCGAAGACAAGGCTCTTTCAATGAGGATTTGAAAAAGATTATAGAAATGATCAGCCTTAAAGATGTGACTACGTTGGAGTTAGACCCTACATGGGAAAACCCTAAAAATCCTTCTGATAAAAACATTCAGGATACTTTCAAAGATTTTAATCCTGACCCTGAGAAATCATCAATCATTAATGAGTAAACAAAAACCAAGTATACCTAAAGGTACCCGGGATTTCGGGCCGGCCGAAATGGCCAAACGTAACTATATTCTAGATCATATTCGTGAAGTATACCGTCGCTACGGCTATCAGCAACTGGAAACCCCCAGCATGGAAAACTTATCCGTACTCACCGGTAAGTATGGAGATGAAGGGGATCAATTGCTGTTTAAAATTCTGAATTCAGGAGATTTTCTCTCTAAGACCGAACCCACTGACTACAATAATGGTTCGGCTGGTTTACTTCCCAAAATTGCAGAAAAAGGCCTCCGTTATGATCTTACTGTGCCTTTTGCCCGTTATGTGGTGATGAACCAGAGCCAGCTTACTTTTCCTTTTCGCCGCTTTCAGATACAGCCGGTTTGGCGGGCTGATCGGCCTCAGAAAGGACGTTACCGTGAATTTTATCAGTGCGATGCCGATGTAGTGGGCACGGATTCCCTTACCAGCGAAGCTGAGATTGTGCTGATGATTGAAGAGGTTTTTGAGCGTTTAGGCATCAAAGACATAAGCATCAAAGTCAATAATCGTAAAATTCTGGCAGGTTTGGTAGAAGCAGTAGGGGCACAGGGTAAAGAAAGTGACCTTTTGATTGCGATTGACAAACTGGATAAAATAGGGCAGGAGAAAGTTATCGCCGAACTGCAAGAGAAAAGTTTCGGTCAGGAGGCTATAGATAAGCTGATGCCCATTTTCAATGTTGAAGGGAGTAATCAAA
Proteins encoded:
- the hisS gene encoding histidine--tRNA ligase, with product MSKQKPSIPKGTRDFGPAEMAKRNYILDHIREVYRRYGYQQLETPSMENLSVLTGKYGDEGDQLLFKILNSGDFLSKTEPTDYNNGSAGLLPKIAEKGLRYDLTVPFARYVVMNQSQLTFPFRRFQIQPVWRADRPQKGRYREFYQCDADVVGTDSLTSEAEIVLMIEEVFERLGIKDISIKVNNRKILAGLVEAVGAQGKESDLLIAIDKLDKIGQEKVIAELQEKSFGQEAIDKLMPIFNVEGSNQSRLDSIRTLLAGSETGLQGVSEIEEVIERVQMMGSEAASLEFDITLARGLSYYTGAIFEVKANHAVISSSISGGGRYDDLTGVFGLPNVSGVGISFGVDRIYDVMEGLGLFPEENLAATQVLFICFDEETEKHALALLSQVRKAGISAEIYPDRVKLKKQFAYADKKGIPYTIVVGVEEIQQKAYGLKNLKSGEQENLSIEEIIERLKQ